Proteins encoded by one window of Perca fluviatilis chromosome 13, GENO_Pfluv_1.0, whole genome shotgun sequence:
- the eif3i gene encoding eukaryotic translation initiation factor 3 subunit I: MKPILLQGHERSITQIKYNREGDLLFSVAKDTVANVWYSVNGERLGTYNGHTGAVWCVDCDWDTKNVLTGSADNSCRLWDCETGKQLALLNTSSAVRTCGFDFSGNIIMFSTDKQMGYQCFLNYFDLRDPQQIEDNQPYLSIPCSDNKITSAVWGPLGEFVIAGHENGEFNQFSAKSGEILKKAKEHTKQINDIQTSVDLTMFISASKDNTAKLFDCATMDHIKTFKTERPVNSAAISPIMDHVVMGGGQEAMEVTTTSTRIGKFEARFFHAAYEEEFGRVKGHFGPINCVAFHPDGKSYSSGGEDGYTRIHHFDPQYFDFELEA; encoded by the exons ATG AAACCCATCCTGCTCCAGGGCCACGAGAGGTCCATCACTCAAATCAAGTACAACAGAGAAGGAGACCTGCTTTTCTCTGTAGCTAAAGACACG GTAGCCAACGTTTGGTACTCTGTCAATGGCGAGAGGCTTGGCACCTACAATGGACACACAGGGGCTGTGTGGTGTGTCGACTGTGATT GGGACACTAAAAACGTATTGACGGGATCAGCAGACAACAGCTGTCGGCTGTGGGACTGTGAGACCG GTAAACAGCTGGCCCTGCTCAACACCAGCTCTGCTGTGAGAACGTGCGGCTTTGACTTCAGCGGCAACATCATCATGTTCTCCACAGACAAGCAGATGGGTTACCAGTGCTTCCTGAACTACTTTGACCTGAGGGATCCACAGCAGATTG AAGACAACCAGCCCTACCTGTCGATACCTTGCAGTGACAACAAGATTACCAGTGCTGTGTGGGGACCCCTGGGAGAGTTTGTCATTGCTGGCCATGAGAACGGAGAGTTCAACCAGTTCAGCGCCAAG TCTGGAGAGATCCTGAAGAAGGCCAAGGAGCACACCAAGCAGATCAATGACATCCAGACATCAGTGGATCTCACTATGTTCATCAGTGCCTCCAAGGACAACACCGCCAAG CTGTTTGACTGCGCTACTATGGATCACATCAAGACTTTCAAGACCGAGAGACCTGTCAACTCTGCGGCCATCTCCCCCATTATGGATCAT GTGGTGATGGGAGGTGGACAGGAGGCCATGGAGGTCACCACTACCTCCACCAGGATCGGCAAGTTTGAGGCCAG GTTCTTCCATGCTGCCTATGAAGAGGAGTTTGGCAGGGTCAAAGGTCATTTCGGCCCCATCAACTGTGTGGCATTCCACCCTGATGGCAAGAG TTACAGCAGTGGAGGAGAAGACGGATACACAAGGATTCATCACTTTGACCCACAGTACTTTGACTTTGAACTGGAGGCGTAA